The Synechococcales cyanobacterium T60_A2020_003 sequence ATCGTGAGGTGTCCCCGGAGGTGCGATCGCAGCAAGAATCCGTTCGTATCATGCAGCAAGGCCAAATCTCCGGTAAGTAGCACAGCATAGGGCTGACCGTGGGCAATCCCCAGAGCAGTGGACAGCGTGCCATCAATGCCGTTTGCGCCGCGATTGGCAAAGGGACGAATGTGGCGATCGCCCGATGGCCAAAACCATTCCACATCCCGGATCGGCATACTGTTGGCAATAAAAATGGGCGTATCCGTCGGCAAAACTTGGGAGAGGAGCCAGGGAATTTTGCTCTCGATCCAGTCTTCGGTTGTTGATAACACTCGCTGAATTTCCTTTGTTACCTGGGTGTTGAGTGATGTCCAGCGATCGCCATACTCTACCCGTTCCGGCGTTGGCTCCAGAGAGGACACTGCGGCGGCGATATGTTCCACCGACCCGCGCAAATGGACGGTGAATCCGTGGAGGGGATCGAGGTTGCGATCGCCCGGATCAATCACCCACTGCCTCGGCTGAGCCTGGGTCAGCCATTCGCGCAGCACCTTGCTAGTTGGCATTTCCCCAATGCGAATCACCAGATCAGGGGCAAGATCCGCCGCACAGTCAGGATTCCGCAAAATCCAGTCGTAGGTGGTGATAACATCGGGAATCTGCTGGGCAAAATTCCGTACGGGAGATAAACCTTCCGCCAGTACCGGGAATTTCAGATGGTTGGCGAGGGCGGCGATCGCCCCACAGTACGCCTCTGGATTTTGAGGTTGGGCAATTCCGGCAATGATGATCCCCCGCTGTGCCGAATACCAAGCATCCGGGATGGACGGGAAACTCGATAGAGTAGGCGGGGCTAGTCCTTCCGAAATTGCGTCAAAGAAGTGGGCCGGAAATTGGGTCGCGAATGCTTCTGCTTCCAGCATCGAGATGGGAGCCAGCGGATCACGAAAGGGCAGATTTAAATGAACTACACCAGGCACGGGATCGTGCGATCGCCCCCAAGCATGGACAACGGTTTGACGCAGATAGGCCAGTAATCCCAGGTCTAACTCTGGCA is a genomic window containing:
- the menD gene encoding 2-succinyl-5-enolpyruvyl-6-hydroxy-3-cyclohexene-1-carboxylic-acid synthase, which codes for MPVQFSTPNSIWASVLVEVLARLGLRTAVLCPGSRSTPLTLAFAAHPNVEAIPVLDERSAAFFALGLAKRSGRATALVCTSGTAGANFYPAIIEAYESRVPLLVLTADRPPELRACNSGQTIDQQKLFGSVVNDYAEVAVPELDLGLLAYLRQTVVHAWGRSHDPVPGVVHLNLPFRDPLAPISMLEAEAFATQFPAHFFDAISEGLAPPTLSSFPSIPDAWYSAQRGIIIAGIAQPQNPEAYCGAIAALANHLKFPVLAEGLSPVRNFAQQIPDVITTYDWILRNPDCAADLAPDLVIRIGEMPTSKVLREWLTQAQPRQWVIDPGDRNLDPLHGFTVHLRGSVEHIAAAVSSLEPTPERVEYGDRWTSLNTQVTKEIQRVLSTTEDWIESKIPWLLSQVLPTDTPIFIANSMPIRDVEWFWPSGDRHIRPFANRGANGIDGTLSTALGIAHGQPYAVLLTGDLALLHDTNGFLLRSHLRGHLTIVLVNNDGGGIFEMLPISQFDPPFEEFFATPQSVDMAQLCRAYGVSHTLIQSWTQFQELLSEFPDSGIRVLEIRSDRKQNAAWRSALFRAISQNL